From a single Pseudobutyrivibrio xylanivorans genomic region:
- a CDS encoding GNAT family N-acetyltransferase → MIFQDNIIKEYLRNVYFITGTPCGGKTTVSRALSKRFGIPVYDIDEHFPVHQALSDKEHQPNMNKRFGSADEFFGRKPEEYKQWLLDNTREQLDFVLLDIMRLSQNGPVICDCHLTLDQAKTLTDPSRIAFMLREPVDIVDEYCNRLDHQGFKQFIESTTDPEAAKANCNETLCSLNANPYNSIKNSDYFWLERDENRTVEETANLVAKHFGWCLFEAFEIQKVDKGTRLADDLLKFIEGCSWIEVKEHIANLVRNWEFSDWETMFVAKVNGNIIGMASVMKEDYYPLPELYPWVSCVFVSEEYRGYRISGKLIDFANEYLKEQGFTRSYIPTPWENAGLYEHFGYSFVKEITNYGGDDDFLYSKEIK, encoded by the coding sequence ATGATATTTCAGGACAATATAATTAAAGAGTATTTAAGAAACGTTTACTTTATTACAGGTACACCTTGCGGAGGCAAGACAACAGTTTCCAGAGCACTTAGTAAGAGGTTTGGTATTCCAGTGTACGATATTGATGAACATTTTCCAGTTCATCAGGCTTTATCGGATAAAGAGCATCAGCCAAACATGAATAAAAGATTTGGAAGTGCAGATGAGTTCTTTGGCAGAAAGCCAGAGGAGTACAAGCAGTGGCTGCTTGATAACACAAGGGAGCAGCTGGATTTTGTACTACTGGATATTATGAGATTATCTCAGAATGGGCCTGTTATTTGTGATTGCCATTTGACACTAGACCAGGCAAAGACATTAACTGATCCATCTAGAATAGCATTTATGCTGCGAGAGCCTGTTGATATAGTTGATGAGTATTGCAACAGACTAGACCATCAGGGATTTAAACAGTTTATAGAAAGTACTACTGATCCTGAGGCTGCAAAGGCAAACTGTAATGAAACTCTATGTTCTTTGAATGCCAATCCTTATAATTCCATTAAGAACAGCGATTACTTCTGGCTTGAGCGTGACGAAAACAGAACTGTTGAGGAAACAGCGAATCTTGTTGCTAAGCATTTCGGATGGTGTTTATTTGAAGCTTTTGAGATACAAAAGGTCGATAAAGGCACACGGTTGGCAGATGATTTATTGAAGTTTATAGAGGGCTGTTCATGGATTGAAGTAAAGGAGCACATCGCAAACCTTGTGAGAAACTGGGAGTTCTCTGATTGGGAGACCATGTTCGTAGCAAAGGTTAACGGTAATATAATCGGAATGGCATCTGTTATGAAAGAGGATTATTATCCTTTGCCTGAACTATATCCTTGGGTATCCTGCGTGTTTGTGTCAGAAGAATACCGTGGATACAGAATAAGCGGAAAGCTGATTGATTTCGCCAATGAGTATCTGAAGGAGCAGGGATTCACAAGAAGTTATATTCCTACACCTTGGGAAAACGCTGGATTATACGAGCACTTTGGATATTCTTTCGTAAAGGAGATTACTAACTACGGTGGCGATGATGATTTCCTGTATTCAAAGGAAATAAAGTAA
- a CDS encoding YqaJ viral recombinase family protein translates to MNVNILVETNNLTREEWLNYRRQGIGGSDVSALLGINKWKSELELWLDKVGQSKDDFNDNEAIQWGSLLEPIIRKHFAEVTGKNVKEVKAILQHPAYKFMLADVDGITEDDDHNPAILEIKTASEFKRGEWENDVPTYYQTQVQHYLFVTGLKKAYVAVLIGGNTFKIFEVEADEHIQDMLVSVEKNFWDKVISGTRPEVDGSDAAKSFLDNLYDGGITEEVVLPEEVNQYVNSYVEACMQEDEAKSLKQEAANHIKEYMGNNEKATCLNHVISWQTVTTDRLDTKALKQDKPEVYASYVKTSSSRRFMVK, encoded by the coding sequence ATGAACGTAAATATTTTGGTAGAAACAAACAATTTAACAAGAGAAGAATGGCTTAACTATCGTAGACAAGGTATAGGTGGCTCTGATGTTAGTGCTTTACTTGGAATTAACAAATGGAAATCTGAATTAGAACTATGGCTTGATAAGGTAGGCCAGAGCAAAGACGACTTCAATGATAATGAAGCAATACAGTGGGGAAGTTTGCTAGAGCCAATAATTAGAAAGCATTTTGCTGAGGTGACAGGTAAGAATGTCAAAGAAGTAAAGGCTATATTACAACATCCAGCATATAAATTTATGTTAGCTGATGTAGATGGCATTACAGAGGATGATGACCATAATCCTGCAATACTTGAGATCAAGACTGCATCTGAGTTTAAACGTGGTGAATGGGAAAATGATGTGCCAACCTATTACCAAACTCAGGTACAACATTATTTGTTTGTTACAGGCCTTAAGAAAGCCTACGTGGCAGTGCTTATAGGTGGTAATACCTTTAAAATATTTGAGGTTGAAGCAGATGAGCATATTCAGGATATGCTGGTATCAGTTGAAAAGAACTTTTGGGATAAGGTCATTAGTGGAACTAGACCTGAAGTAGATGGTTCTGATGCTGCAAAAAGTTTTCTTGATAACTTGTATGATGGAGGAATTACAGAAGAAGTGGTTTTACCAGAAGAGGTTAATCAATATGTTAATTCATATGTTGAAGCATGTATGCAGGAAGATGAAGCAAAATCACTTAAACAAGAGGCAGCTAATCATATCAAGGAATATATGGGGAATAATGAAAAGGCTACATGTCTGAATCATGTTATCAGCTGGCAGACAGTTACAACAGATAGACTTGATACCAAGGCCTTGAAGCAAGATAAACCTGAGGTATATGCAAGCTATGTAAAAACAAGTTCTAGTAGAAGATTTATGGTTAAGTAA
- a CDS encoding HNH endonuclease signature motif containing protein — translation MPQILEMKQIFIDGVKYMVTSDGEVFGASFKKLKIRPNTSGYACITVGCKGRRRSISVHRLVAESFIPNPNNLPEVDHLDANRMNPRKDNLEWVTHKENVQRAYDRGSFAGRMVGEKNPKANLIEDKVIQLRAEYKAGATVADLSRKYCIPYNTVGNAVRGITWKHLPL, via the coding sequence ATGCCACAGATACTAGAAATGAAGCAGATTTTTATCGATGGTGTTAAGTACATGGTTACAAGTGATGGAGAAGTATTCGGTGCATCTTTTAAAAAATTAAAGATAAGACCAAATACCAGTGGCTATGCCTGTATTACAGTAGGTTGTAAAGGCAGAAGAAGAAGCATTTCTGTTCATAGATTGGTTGCAGAAAGCTTTATTCCCAATCCTAATAATTTGCCTGAAGTAGATCATCTTGATGCAAATAGAATGAATCCTAGGAAGGATAATTTAGAATGGGTTACTCATAAAGAAAATGTACAAAGAGCATACGATAGAGGAAGTTTTGCTGGGAGAATGGTAGGAGAAAAAAATCCCAAAGCAAACCTTATTGAAGATAAAGTTATACAGCTTAGAGCAGAGTATAAAGCAGGAGCTACAGTTGCAGATTTATCAAGGAAATATTGTATTCCTTATAACACAGTAGGAAATGCAGTAAGAGGAATTACTTGGAAACATTTACCTTTATAA
- a CDS encoding ATP-binding protein produces MKRIDEENITREPYEKQLKIKDEVCKFVIEDAQYGYYDGRKEVLDKKIIDNMLSSVMKVLYNNSTKYNEMPSVVTISRNIESKTEEKKQLFEVIEPVERLDDVIMSIDIMNQIGLVLSAIQNRNLLVEKWGLSGFGLERRAIVLNFYGLAGTGKSLCAKAIANKLNKKLIQVNYSELESKYVGETPKNITNVFNEAKKSDAVIVFDEADSFLSKRLTNITQAADYGVNITRSVMLMELEKYEGVVIFTTNLITNYDAAFKRRLLASIKFDAPDEYAREKIWLLHTRKVPLGDIDAKQLASSFKGITGADIKDIVYYAALIALQNEKEQVDLVDIEKAYGYVVARYDAGVEKEQ; encoded by the coding sequence ATGAAAAGAATTGATGAAGAAAACATCACAAGGGAACCATATGAGAAGCAGCTCAAAATAAAAGATGAAGTCTGCAAGTTTGTCATCGAAGATGCTCAGTATGGTTATTATGACGGAAGAAAAGAAGTTTTGGATAAGAAAATAATTGATAACATGCTAAGTTCCGTCATGAAAGTTCTCTATAACAACAGCACGAAATATAATGAGATGCCTTCTGTTGTTACCATTTCCAGAAATATAGAAAGTAAAACTGAAGAAAAAAAGCAGTTATTTGAAGTGATTGAGCCAGTTGAAAGGTTAGATGATGTAATTATGTCAATAGACATAATGAATCAGATTGGCTTGGTTTTATCTGCAATACAAAATCGAAACTTGCTTGTTGAAAAATGGGGATTATCAGGTTTTGGATTAGAAAGAAGAGCTATTGTTTTAAACTTTTATGGGTTAGCAGGAACAGGCAAAAGTCTATGTGCAAAGGCGATTGCGAATAAGTTAAATAAGAAATTAATACAAGTAAATTATAGTGAATTAGAGTCTAAATATGTAGGTGAAACACCTAAGAATATAACAAATGTATTTAATGAGGCGAAGAAAAGTGATGCCGTCATTGTATTTGATGAAGCAGATTCATTTCTAAGTAAAAGATTGACTAATATCACACAAGCTGCAGATTACGGTGTAAATATTACCAGAAGTGTAATGCTGATGGAGTTGGAAAAATATGAAGGTGTAGTTATTTTTACAACTAATCTAATCACTAACTATGATGCAGCTTTTAAACGTAGATTATTAGCTAGTATAAAATTTGATGCACCTGATGAATATGCACGTGAAAAGATTTGGCTGCTACATACTAGAAAAGTTCCTTTGGGAGATATAGATGCTAAACAATTGGCTTCTTCATTTAAGGGAATAACAGGTGCTGATATAAAAGACATTGTTTATTATGCCGCGTTAATTGCTTTACAAAATGAAAAAGAGCAAGTTGATTTAGTTGATATTGAAAAAGCTTATGGATATGTTGTTGCAAGATATGATGCAGGAGTAGAAAAAGAGCAATGA
- a CDS encoding nucleotide exchange factor GrpE: protein MGVFNHKNKQNNNSDFEGDGSEKLILQNNEILNQLQDISNKIDTLDKSNKKFLMSASINKTEYLEQRIKNIKNGIIGILDNVDILALQMKSIDNENIQAGIDMVLGELKKEIHSVEIKEIEVKTGDKFDPDFHNCIETYFDDNYQEDTILSVRKKGYLDLDNNLVIRTAEVVVNKR, encoded by the coding sequence ATGGGAGTATTTAATCATAAAAATAAGCAAAATAATAATTCTGATTTTGAAGGCGATGGAAGCGAAAAGTTGATACTTCAGAATAATGAGATTTTAAATCAATTACAAGATATTTCTAATAAAATAGACACATTAGATAAGAGTAACAAAAAATTTTTAATGTCTGCATCGATTAATAAGACAGAGTATCTTGAGCAAAGAATAAAAAATATCAAGAATGGAATAATAGGTATTTTAGATAACGTAGATATTCTAGCTTTACAGATGAAATCTATTGACAATGAGAATATACAAGCTGGGATAGATATGGTATTAGGTGAGTTGAAAAAAGAAATCCATAGTGTGGAAATTAAGGAAATAGAAGTAAAAACTGGGGATAAATTTGACCCTGATTTTCACAATTGTATTGAAACCTATTTTGATGATAATTATCAGGAGGATACAATTCTGTCTGTTAGGAAAAAGGGATATCTAGATTTAGACAATAATTTAGTAATTCGTACTGCAGAGGTTGTTGTAAACAAGCGATAA
- a CDS encoding helix-turn-helix domain-containing protein — protein sequence MFVDMKPVIAKKLREIRIKKGWSQAFVARQLGLSIRTISRLENCHGLSNRNLERICLLYGTNLKELCEIPTTKSLRRRNIISEETIFNILLNHPFISDIEHESIHQFVNLVLQEARFDRDVIEDIVLSATNKRGTYNMSDVVWCCMVVNMRVLDIITTLNEEASYY from the coding sequence ATGTTTGTAGATATGAAGCCTGTAATAGCTAAGAAATTACGTGAGATTAGGATTAAAAAGGGGTGGTCTCAAGCCTTTGTTGCTAGACAACTAGGTTTATCCATAAGAACCATATCTAGACTTGAAAATTGTCATGGTTTATCAAATAGAAACCTTGAAAGGATATGCCTGCTCTATGGAACAAATCTAAAAGAACTTTGTGAGATACCAACTACTAAATCATTACGAAGAAGAAATATTATTTCAGAGGAAACAATATTTAACATTCTTCTTAATCATCCATTCATATCAGATATTGAACATGAGTCAATACATCAGTTTGTAAATCTAGTATTACAAGAGGCTAGATTTGATAGAGACGTTATTGAAGATATAGTTTTGTCTGCTACTAATAAACGTGGTACCTACAACATGTCTGATGTAGTTTGGTGTTGTATGGTTGTGAATATGAGGGTGCTGGACATAATTACTACTCTAAATGAAGAAGCATCTTATTATTAA
- a CDS encoding DUF5688 family protein, with amino-acid sequence MITNFEMKKGTLTDFNSVRNLVCLELINAERNVKLLEEIPHVRIHDLAAIFIVVPDTEVIGSVAIVNNELMNSWAVDDVDSLFELAKKNSATILDATVNDIFYEVLNYMDKEDVCSDINTEVIKSSGKVVFKMNSYSDSKIFVATNSKKIHGSAVMLYDDLLHGFSEVIGTDFYIIPCSVHELIFVPCIGDNTNPKDIVEMVSYVNANELSEKDFLSNHIYKYHSGTDFLEMV; translated from the coding sequence ATGATTACTAATTTTGAAATGAAGAAGGGTACATTAACTGATTTTAATTCTGTAAGGAATTTGGTTTGTCTTGAATTAATCAATGCTGAAAGAAATGTAAAGCTTCTTGAGGAGATACCTCATGTGAGAATACATGATTTGGCAGCAATTTTTATTGTAGTACCTGACACAGAAGTTATTGGTTCGGTTGCTATTGTGAACAATGAATTGATGAATTCTTGGGCAGTGGATGATGTGGACTCCTTATTTGAACTTGCGAAGAAGAATTCAGCCACCATATTGGATGCTACAGTTAATGACATTTTTTATGAGGTATTGAATTACATGGATAAAGAAGATGTATGTAGTGATATTAATACTGAGGTCATTAAAAGTTCAGGTAAGGTAGTTTTTAAGATGAATTCATACAGTGATTCAAAGATATTTGTTGCTACAAACAGTAAGAAGATACATGGAAGTGCAGTAATGTTGTACGATGATTTGCTTCATGGTTTTTCAGAAGTAATTGGAACGGATTTTTACATCATACCATGTTCTGTACATGAACTGATTTTTGTTCCTTGTATTGGAGATAATACTAACCCTAAGGACATAGTAGAAATGGTCTCATATGTGAATGCAAATGAACTATCCGAAAAGGATTTCCTCAGCAATCATATTTATAAATACCATTCAGGTACGGACTTCTTGGAGATGGTTTAG
- a CDS encoding Hsp70 family protein, whose protein sequence is MGKIVGIDLGTTTSEIAFINKGEPEVIKNGYSSITPSVVGLDKNFNIIIGQKAKDQMINAADRTVAEVKRKMGTGDVVVLGGKKFTPVQISAEILRELKRVGEQYLQEQITEAVITVPANFNDAQRQATKEAGEKAGLIVNQIINEPTAAALAYGVNNIKIEGKILVYDIGGGTFDVTVLEMIAGSLDVLASRGINRLGGKDFDEKIVEEIISTLKSNYDFDIYTDVDGSERLNVLGRIKAEAEKAKIALSSQNEVEIQIPFLAQKEGNIINFEMDLSRTKFDELIEDYIHQSMDTVYEALDAAKLTTDDIDIVLPVGGSSRTPAIISNLKNIFGNIIQGKINPDEAVALGAAVQAGINKNEISGDDAIAIFDICNHSLGVDVVRETPLGLESGFFDRIILRDSHLPFSRTENYTTLSDYQTEVLLSIYQGEDGRVENNIKLGELLVDGIPANKAGDESIDVTFKYNINGILEVSATIVSTGMHASTTINMLKYDAPKTKSEELTDDFMNGSWTQASEIQTTVMLYKSRRAGLPEQAKKKADEIIKKLKEAVLENDIQQIEYYDDILTALLFEY, encoded by the coding sequence ATGGGGAAAATTGTAGGTATTGATTTAGGAACTACTACATCTGAAATTGCTTTTATAAATAAAGGCGAACCAGAAGTAATAAAAAATGGGTACAGTTCTATAACGCCTTCTGTAGTTGGTTTAGACAAAAATTTTAATATTATTATTGGTCAAAAGGCTAAGGATCAGATGATTAATGCTGCTGATAGGACTGTAGCTGAAGTAAAAAGAAAGATGGGAACTGGTGATGTAGTTGTATTAGGAGGGAAAAAATTTACACCTGTACAAATATCAGCAGAGATACTAAGAGAATTAAAAAGAGTAGGAGAACAGTATCTGCAGGAACAAATAACTGAGGCAGTCATTACTGTTCCAGCAAATTTTAATGATGCTCAAAGACAGGCAACAAAAGAAGCAGGTGAAAAAGCAGGGTTAATCGTAAATCAAATTATCAATGAGCCTACAGCTGCAGCATTAGCTTATGGTGTAAATAATATAAAAATAGAAGGCAAAATACTTGTTTATGATATTGGTGGGGGTACGTTTGATGTAACTGTTCTGGAAATGATTGCTGGCTCTTTGGATGTTCTAGCAAGTAGAGGTATCAACAGATTAGGAGGAAAGGATTTTGATGAAAAAATAGTTGAAGAAATAATATCAACTCTAAAGAGCAACTATGATTTTGATATATACACTGATGTGGATGGAAGTGAAAGATTAAATGTATTAGGAAGAATTAAGGCAGAAGCAGAAAAAGCTAAAATAGCGTTATCGTCACAAAATGAGGTTGAAATACAAATACCATTTTTAGCTCAAAAGGAAGGGAATATTATTAATTTTGAAATGGATTTGTCTAGAACCAAGTTTGATGAATTAATAGAAGATTATATTCACCAGTCAATGGACACGGTTTATGAAGCATTAGATGCTGCAAAGTTGACTACAGATGATATAGATATTGTTTTACCGGTAGGTGGCTCAAGCAGGACACCTGCTATCATTTCCAATCTAAAAAATATTTTTGGAAATATAATACAGGGAAAAATAAATCCTGATGAAGCTGTTGCTTTAGGTGCGGCTGTTCAGGCTGGTATAAATAAAAATGAGATTTCTGGTGATGATGCAATTGCTATATTTGATATATGTAACCATTCATTAGGTGTAGATGTAGTTAGAGAAACTCCACTTGGTTTAGAATCAGGCTTTTTTGATAGAATTATTTTGAGAGATTCACATTTACCTTTTTCAAGGACAGAAAACTATACAACTCTATCAGATTATCAGACGGAAGTTCTTTTATCTATATATCAGGGCGAGGATGGTCGTGTTGAGAATAATATAAAATTGGGTGAATTATTAGTTGATGGAATACCTGCTAATAAAGCAGGAGATGAAAGCATAGATGTGACATTTAAGTACAATATAAATGGAATATTGGAAGTCTCTGCAACGATTGTCAGCACTGGAATGCACGCGTCTACTACTATAAATATGCTAAAATATGACGCACCAAAAACAAAATCTGAAGAATTAACGGATGACTTTATGAATGGTTCATGGACTCAGGCCAGTGAAATACAGACTACCGTGATGTTATATAAAAGTAGAAGAGCTGGTCTACCTGAGCAAGCTAAGAAAAAAGCTGATGAAATTATAAAGAAATTAAAAGAAGCTGTTTTAGAAAATGATATACAACAGATTGAATATTATGATGACATTTTAACAGCACTTCTATTTGAATACTAA
- a CDS encoding J domain-containing protein — MGDLNYYELLGLESGRVASTEEIKRAYVQKRRTYQGDDEKITLLNQAYEVLLDADKRQEYDSSNQIQELFEEYNNEDDYDSRKEILKEINCVLEASVGKDDEHNLVAFKDLITFERIYGRDDIKRYLDKMQEILDRNTKISDRTEWLSYVGNLYYLYEDVDGAIKAYYQLFKIQAPDEEITNRLVNLVCEKKRKFKAAVQILHDCINKTDDDTCKAFYLCKTYEILSQKGETYDKAKDAILSKLMKLIREPSGEINFIAYAGLLTGLVSILEDEKVDVVSNLEDYFENILYDKNIDQVPQIKFAKKIVKELKDLVSNIDATCIDSILEDELTDKKRDQIQDYLLTDFDNVKKAINDVKKYAPTLFNSEEYYIKVYNILNSKDKLIRELSTFYYDDSFCPQLRFIIRVLTFDEFTRFLHVADYYYSSVDYYFSKDRLIESREELRRLASIYPECYKIFSNTFFDGETITELLGDEQDDNNLESNEYTTKLEDNVEHYEEYPYARPGYENKPFFSGIIEIAAIISATIVFFPSLFIILGIKVFNRYTAIIIACVIKLIKVIALIIAFLLVFLFAFVFLI; from the coding sequence TTGGGCGATTTAAACTATTATGAACTATTAGGTTTAGAATCCGGGAGAGTAGCTTCAACAGAAGAAATAAAGCGAGCATATGTACAAAAGCGCAGGACATATCAAGGCGATGACGAAAAGATTACACTTTTAAATCAGGCTTATGAGGTTCTTTTAGATGCTGACAAAAGACAAGAATATGATAGTAGTAATCAAATTCAGGAGTTGTTTGAAGAATATAATAATGAGGATGATTATGATTCAAGAAAAGAGATTCTTAAGGAGATTAATTGTGTATTAGAAGCCAGTGTGGGCAAGGATGATGAACATAATTTAGTAGCATTTAAGGATCTTATTACATTTGAAAGAATATATGGTAGAGACGACATAAAAAGGTATCTTGATAAGATGCAAGAAATACTGGATAGAAATACAAAAATATCTGATAGAACCGAATGGCTTAGTTACGTGGGAAATCTATATTATTTATATGAAGATGTAGATGGTGCTATAAAAGCATATTATCAGCTGTTTAAAATACAGGCTCCTGATGAGGAAATTACTAATCGATTAGTTAATTTAGTTTGTGAAAAGAAAAGAAAATTTAAAGCTGCTGTTCAAATTTTGCATGACTGCATCAATAAAACAGATGATGACACATGTAAAGCTTTTTATTTATGCAAAACGTATGAAATTCTTTCTCAAAAGGGGGAGACATATGATAAAGCAAAAGATGCGATTCTTTCTAAATTAATGAAGTTGATAAGGGAACCTAGTGGCGAGATTAATTTTATTGCTTATGCGGGGTTATTAACAGGGCTTGTATCTATCCTAGAAGATGAAAAAGTAGATGTTGTAAGTAATCTTGAAGATTATTTTGAGAATATTCTATATGACAAAAATATTGATCAAGTACCTCAAATTAAGTTTGCGAAAAAAATTGTTAAAGAGTTGAAGGATTTAGTGAGTAATATTGATGCTACTTGTATTGACTCGATATTAGAAGATGAATTAACAGATAAAAAAAGGGATCAAATACAGGATTATTTGCTTACAGATTTTGATAACGTAAAAAAAGCAATTAATGATGTAAAAAAATATGCACCCACATTATTTAATAGTGAAGAATATTATATTAAGGTTTATAACATCCTTAATTCTAAGGATAAGTTAATACGTGAATTATCAACTTTCTATTATGATGACTCATTTTGCCCACAGCTTAGATTTATAATAAGGGTATTGACATTTGATGAATTTACACGTTTTCTCCATGTTGCAGATTATTACTATTCTTCCGTTGATTATTATTTCTCAAAGGACAGATTGATAGAATCTAGGGAAGAATTAAGGAGACTTGCTAGTATATATCCAGAGTGTTATAAAATTTTTTCAAACACTTTTTTTGATGGTGAAACCATAACAGAATTATTGGGCGATGAACAGGATGATAATAATCTTGAAAGTAATGAATATACAACCAAGCTAGAAGATAACGTAGAACACTATGAGGAGTACCCATATGCTAGACCAGGTTATGAGAATAAGCCGTTTTTTAGTGGTATTATAGAAATTGCAGCTATTATTAGTGCTACAATTGTTTTTTTTCCTTCGTTATTTATCATCTTGGGGATAAAAGTATTTAATAGATATACAGCAATCATTATAGCTTGTGTCATTAAACTTATAAAAGTGATAGCACTCATAATAGCATTTTTATTAGTATTTTTATTTGCTTTTGTTTTCTTGATTTAA
- a CDS encoding M48 family metallopeptidase has product MIDKKMYQQVGLDEAFEGYKQSLTIDEDINEIYNSIEIKMKKPDLLGKTLRVTERQFTEIHGIVNKLADKLEMSSPDVFVFEDFFYGIESFGMNEYWIEISAKTIRDFSIKELEFLFAREMYKINYGVTYQSMLIEEYSKVYQSVPSIGGIINKVARNKFNHWYRLENYSADNFAYLYCKDLRASISAIVAMVLNSKILLDQVDMGTFVEQASDITKLDDMVYNYTKADEVIPYAPMRVESLLAYSISVRGMKARKEMEA; this is encoded by the coding sequence ATGATTGATAAGAAAATGTATCAACAAGTTGGATTAGATGAAGCTTTCGAAGGATATAAGCAGTCTTTGACTATTGATGAGGATATAAATGAAATATATAACTCAATAGAAATCAAAATGAAAAAACCAGATTTATTAGGAAAAACATTAAGAGTCACGGAAAGACAATTTACTGAAATACATGGAATTGTAAACAAACTAGCTGATAAATTGGAAATGAGTTCTCCAGATGTTTTTGTTTTCGAAGACTTTTTTTATGGTATTGAAAGTTTTGGAATGAATGAGTATTGGATTGAGATTTCTGCTAAGACCATAAGAGATTTTAGCATCAAGGAATTAGAATTTTTATTTGCTAGGGAAATGTACAAAATTAATTATGGGGTTACTTATCAGAGCATGTTAATTGAAGAGTATTCAAAAGTATACCAATCAGTACCAAGTATAGGTGGAATTATCAATAAGGTCGCTAGAAATAAATTTAATCACTGGTACAGGCTTGAAAATTATTCAGCTGATAATTTTGCATACTTATACTGCAAGGATTTACGCGCAAGTATAAGTGCAATTGTAGCTATGGTGTTAAACAGTAAAATATTATTAGATCAGGTCGATATGGGGACTTTTGTGGAACAGGCATCCGACATTACAAAACTTGATGATATGGTTTACAACTATACAAAAGCAGACGAGGTTATTCCATATGCACCTATGAGGGTTGAAAGTTTATTAGCTTATTCAATTTCTGTTAGAGGAATGAAGGCAAGAAAGGAGATGGAGGCGTGA
- a CDS encoding ArdC-like ssDNA-binding domain-containing protein: protein MSKNQEKIKAALQQIDESLETISTDEDWLRYLYFQSRFYNYSFGNTMLIYLQNRNATYVKGYKAWNTLGRYVRKGSKGLAILAPCIKKKLVSDEEDLENEVKKKVITGFRLVYVYDIADTDGDDSQLPVLITGLSGNSDEEKLIYEKLYEFISSKHVVQEVEGINSKGSYNLETRVITVKADMDYIQKAKTLLHEYSHLIDFEMNPDENISRNCRELIAESCAYVVASRLGLDTSRYSMSYIQSWLRDKNELRMIADTVQKVSYRIITELAGSSDSAFSILRESED from the coding sequence ATGAGTAAGAACCAAGAGAAAATAAAAGCAGCCCTACAACAAATTGATGAGAGTTTGGAGACTATATCAACTGATGAGGACTGGCTTAGATATCTATATTTCCAATCAAGATTTTATAACTATTCTTTTGGAAATACAATGTTAATCTACCTTCAAAATCGTAATGCTACATATGTGAAGGGATACAAAGCATGGAATACCTTAGGAAGATATGTACGCAAGGGATCAAAGGGGCTTGCAATATTGGCGCCATGTATAAAGAAAAAGCTAGTTTCTGATGAAGAGGACTTGGAAAATGAGGTAAAGAAAAAAGTAATTACAGGCTTTAGGTTGGTCTATGTGTATGACATAGCTGATACTGATGGAGATGATAGTCAGCTGCCGGTACTTATAACAGGTCTTTCAGGAAATAGTGATGAAGAAAAACTGATTTATGAGAAACTGTATGAGTTTATTTCAAGCAAACATGTAGTACAGGAGGTAGAAGGAATAAATTCCAAGGGTAGTTACAATCTTGAGACAAGGGTAATTACTGTAAAGGCAGATATGGACTATATCCAAAAGGCTAAGACACTTTTACATGAGTACAGTCACCTTATAGACTTTGAGATGAATCCAGACGAAAATATCAGCAGGAATTGCAGAGAATTAATAGCTGAGTCTTGTGCGTATGTTGTTGCTTCGAGGCTAGGACTTGATACAAGTAGGTATAGCATGAGCTACATTCAATCATGGCTTAGAGATAAGAACGAGTTAAGAATGATAGCAGATACGGTACAAAAAGTATCATACAGGATAATTACAGAGTTAGCAGGGTCTTCGGACTCTGCTTTTTCTATTTTAAGAGAAAGTGAGGACTAG